From a single Brassica oleracea var. oleracea cultivar TO1000 chromosome C5, BOL, whole genome shotgun sequence genomic region:
- the LOC106294913 gene encoding uncharacterized protein LOC106294913 isoform X1 produces the protein MLFAAEGGGFFSSSASGYSNGLALLLLGHKDEPKPVIVSPWRHYHLVVEETDTKFQLDSSKKWLSRACTSLTCFGRKSDRPDNPSQPQDFPSDKRDGAQQSVDYECSSNRFALKSSLKKRSFSDALLADDDVSRDNDVLNHADRRKVQWPDTCGIEIAEVREFEPRYVWIPFSYEITLQSLYVWLIIGVSFGVCLD, from the coding sequence ATGTTATTTGCAGCAGAAGGTGGAGGCTTCTTCTCTTCATCAGCTTCTGGGTACAGCAACGGTTTAGCCCTTCTTCTACTAGGCCACAAGGATGAACCCAAACCTGTAATAGTATCCCCGTGGAGACATTATCATTTGGTAGTCGAAGAAACCGATACCAAGTTTCAATTAGATTCTTCTAAGAAATGGCTCTCACGTGCCTGCACTTCCCTTACATGCTTTGGTCGCAAATCTGATAGACCCGACAATCCTTCCCAACCACAAGATTTCCCTTCTGACAAGAGGGACGGTGCCCAACAGAGTGTGGACTATGAATGTAGTAGTAATAGGTTTGCACTTAAGAGCAGCCTCAAGAAAAGATCATTTAGCGATGCTCTTCTTGCTGATGATGATGTGAGTAGAGATAATGATGTGTTGAATCATGCTGACAGAAGGAAAGTCCAGTGGCCTGACACTTGTGGTATTGAGATTGCTGAGGTCAGAGAGTTTGAGCCTAGGTATGTGTGGATTCCTTTTTCTTATGAAATTACACTCCAATCTTTGTATGTGTGGCTCATTATAGGTGTCAGTTTTGGCGTATGTTTAGATTAG